The nucleotide window TAAAAGTAGTGACAGCGGGTGTCCAGCCAAGCAAGTAATAAAGCATCATTGTTAGCCCCGTAACGCCACCTTCTCCTAAATTATTCGGGATGGCAAAAATATTGACAGCGAGCGAGAAAATAAGCGCCCCCGTAACAATTTTTGCGATGTTCCAACCAGTTTTATTTTTCATATCCATTTCTCCTTTCCACACAAAAAAAGACCCAAGAACACCTCTAAAAAGGCACTCTGGAGTCTTTTTATTAAAAAAGCATTAACTGACATCGTTGTCATTAATTGTCTCACCATAAAAAATTGCTATTCATTTCAACACAATTTACAATATACCATAAAAAATAAGCAGCTTCAAGCCTTTTTTAAGTATAAATAATTAGCCGAAAATCGCTAAAAATGGCATTAAATTAAGTAAAAATAAGCCTACAAGAACACTAATAACAATTTTGATGACAAGCGGTTTTTCACTTTCTGTTTTTTTCAACTTGTTTCCCTCCCTATTTCGCGCTTATTTCGCCCAGTGTACAAATTCATTTTTAAGTGGCATATAAGTGGCAGTTTTTTTCTTATAGATTTGATAAGCAAGTATAAATCCGAGAAACGCTGGAACAATAATTGCAAAAATAGTTAAAATAACTTTAGTCATAGAAAATACCTCCTCTTAAATCAAAACACAAGTGCAGACCTTACTACTATCAGTGTACCAAATTTCAGCTGATTTTGGTAATAAAGCGGGTTAACAAATTTCGGTTACAATTAAGGGTAAATGTGCTAAAATAGCGGTGGGAAAATTTGAACAATAAAAATGGAAGGAGGGGTGCAATGAAACATGTTAGAACCGCAGCAATTATCACTCATCGAAATAAAATTTTACTTCACTCCAACCAAGGTGAAAATTACTGGACGCTCCCAGGTGGCGCAGTAGAAAATGAATTGACGAAAGATGGCTTAAAGCGGGAAATGAAAGAAGAGCTTGGGGAAGAAGTAAGCATTGGTGATTTAAAAATAGTTGCTGAAAATCGCTTTTTGTATCGAGGAGAAGAAGTGGATAGTATTGAATTTTATTATTGTGTGAATCTTTGTCCGGATAGTGAACTGCCTGAATTAGCAACATTCACGAAAACAGAAGCATTTGGCCAAAACGAGGAGATGCCGTACGAGTTAAATTTTAAATGGATTGAATTAGATAAGTTGGATGAGATAACTATTTTGCCACCGTTTCTTGGAGTGGAATTAAAACAATTAGCCGGAAAAACAATTAAACATATCGAGTAAACTACATAAAAATCCCGCGAAACTGCCATTTCGCGGGATTTTGTTTAATTTGTTAAAGATACTAACGTAATTTCTTTTTTGCTAATGTCTAAGAATGGTAATTTAACTCGTGTGTCTAGACAATAAGCGTTGTAAAGTAATGGTTTTAAAGTAGTTGTATTGTTTTCTACTTGGCGAACAAAATTACCAATTTCTTGATATAAAATTTCAATATTTTTTAGACTACCAATTTTTGAATCAATGCGATTTTCACTTACATTCACATTGGAGTTCGTCACTTTTTCATTAAACTCATCATTGATAGCATCTTTTGTGCGTTCAATCCGTGTAAATCGTGTATCTTCCCAATCAATCTCGATGATATGACAATCGTCCAGTTGCAGGAAGTCACCAGTCCAAAGCTTTCCATCGATTTCAACGATCATTCTCGTCTCAGGAAAAACCTCTTTGTTACGGTATTTTTTTAGTAAATAATCATACATTTGTAATTGCGCTAAACAGTTATCCATGTGTGTCATCTCCTTATGGGACTATTATAGCATATTGTGATTATGTGAACAATCTAATTGAGAGAAATGAATAGATGGAACTGTAACTTTTTAACTAGTTATACAAAAGTCCTAATTAAAGCTTAGTAAAGAGTGAAAATCAGGCTCTGGTGGTATACTAATGATAAGATGAAATAGGAGGGAGACACATGTACAAACAAATGAAATTAAAAGCTACGGATGGATTAGATTTACATTTACATATTTGGGATGAAGTAGAAAATCCAGTTGGTGTAGTTCAAATTGTTCATGGGATGGCAGAACATGGCGCTAGATATAATTTGTTTGCGAAACGTTTGAATCAAGCTGGATATATTGCTGTGGCTGATGATCACCGTGGTTTTGGTAAATCTGCTTTGGATGAGGCATCTTTAGGGCATTTAGACGGAGAAACAGGATTTGAAAACATGGTAGAAGATGAAGTCATAGTTCGAACTTATTTGAAAGAAAATTATCCTGATTTACCTTATTTTATTTTTGCACATAGCATGGGAAGTTTCATTATTCGGACGTTTATGGCGCACCATCAAGTAGACGGGGTTATCCTTAGCGGTAGTGGTTTACAACCGACAGCTTTACTGAAAATGGGCCAAATTATTACGAAACAACGCGTGAAAAAAGATGATAGAAAAAGAAGTGGATTCCTTAATAAATTAGCATTTTGGGGCTATAATCGTCCGTTTAACGAAAATCATAACTTTAGTTGGCTATCGCGTGACGTTGCAATTTATGAAGCGTATGAACAAGACCCATTTTGTGGTCCAGTGGTTGGTACGAGTGGATTTTTCCATAATCTGTTTGAATCAATCAGGGTGAGTCAGCAAAGTGAAACGATAGAAAGTGTCCCAAAAGATTTACCAATATTGCTGCTCTCGGGAAGCGCTGATCCTGTTGGCCATTTTGGGAAAGATACGCCTAAAATTGCCTTAGCATTAGAAAAAGCTGGGGTAGAGGATGTTACGTATAAAATTTATGAACATGCTCGTCATGAACTTGTGAATGAATTATGTAAAGAAACCGTTTTTCAAGATGTGATTGATTGGTTGAATGCAAAAACAAGGTAGCCATCATTAGGCTACCTTGTTTTTTAATTGCGGATTTGACCGTCGCCGAAAATAATATATTTGGTTGATGTAAGCTCGGTTAAGCCCATCGGTCCGCGGGCATGAAGTTTTTGTGTGCTAATGCCAATTTCAGCACCGAATCCCATTGCAAAGCCATCTGTGAAACGAGTAGAAGCATTGATATAAACCGCTGCAGCATCTACTTTTTGATGGAAAGCCTGGCCGGTCGCATAGTCATTAGAAATGATTGCTTCGGAATGCTTCGTGCCGTATTTATTAATATGATTGATTGCTTCATCCACTGAATCGACCACTTTAATCGCTAAAATGAAATCTAAAAATTCATCTTCCCAGTCAGATTCAGTGGCTGCTTTAGACTCTGTTAGAATCTTACGCGCACGTTCGTCTGCGCGAAGCTCAACATGATATTCATTTAAAGCTGTCTCCATCGCGGGAAGAAATTCTTGTGCAACGTCTTTATGAATAAGTAATGTTTCTGCGGAATTACAAACAGAAGGGCGTGAACATTTGGCATTGACTAAAATATCGATCGCCATTTGTTTTTCAGCAGCTTTATCCACGTAAATATGACAATTTCCAGTACCGGTTTCAATCACTGGCACAGTAGCATTTTCAAGCACCGTTTGGATTAATCTGGCGCCACCACGAGGTATAAGGACGTCTAAAAAGCGATTCAAACGCATCATATCGCGCGCCGTTTCTCGAGATGTATCTTCAATTAATTGAACGCTAGAACGAGGAAAGCCAGATGCTTCAATCGAATCTTGAATAACGGACATAAGCGCTTTATTAGAGTCAATGGCATCACTACCACCACGTAAAATCACCGCATTCCCCGTTTTAAAGCAAAGAACTGAAGCGTCGACTGTAACATTTGGTCTAGATTCGTAGATAATCCCGATGACGCCAAGTGGAACTCTTGTTTTTCCAATAGTTAATTCAGCCTCATTTTTCCACATATTCGTTACTTCGCCAATCGGATCTTTCAACGCGACTACTTGTTTCACTGCTTCTGAAATCTCTTTAATTCGCTCTTCTGTTAAACGAAGGCGATCAATCATTGTTTCCGGCGTCCCTTTTTCCTGTGCACGAACGATGTCTTTTTCATTTTCTTGTAAAAGTGTCGCAGTGTGGGCAAGTAAATCATTACTTAAATTCAGCAAAGCTTCATTTTTTTGTTTTGTTGTTGCTTGTGCTAAAAATGGAGCTGCTTCTTTGGCGGCGCTACCTTTTTTTATGAGTTCAGTCATGTGAAAATTCCTCCTTTTTATTAGCGAATAACGTTCCAACTTGTTCACCTTGCATAATATTGAAAATAACGGTTGGATTTTTGCCGTTTGTTAAAATCATTTTTTGGTTAGAAGCCATACAATACGAGGCTGCAGAAAGCTTGGTTAACATACCACCAGTTCCAAATTCAGAACCGCGACCTCCAGCAAGTGCTTCGATTTCAGGCGTGATTTGATTGATTTCAGAGAACATAACTGCATTTGGATCGGTTGTCGGATTACTTTCATAAAAGCCATCGATATCAGAAAGCATAATAAGCAAATCTGCTTGAACGAGTTTAGCGACAATCGCTGAAAGAAGATCATTATCTCCGTATTTAGTTACATGCTCCAGTTCTTCAACAGCAACCGTATCATTTTCATTTACAATGGGAATAATACCACGACTGAGCAAACTATCGAGGGTATTCATAACATTTTCGCGGCTAATAGGGAAGTCAGTCACATCACGAGTAAGTAGCACCTGTCCAACGACTTGCCCATATTCACCAAAAAATTTACTATAAATATGCATTAATTCACTTTGACCAACAGAAGCTACTGCTTGGAGGTCGGGAATACTTGTAGGACGTACGGGAAGTTGCAATTTATGACAGCCAACTCCAATCGCGCCAGAAGAAACAAGGATAACTTCTTTTCCTTCGTTGCGTAAATCGGATAAAACCATCGCTAATTTTTCAATGGTACGTAAATTAATATGGCCATTTCCATACATCAATGTACTTGTACCAACCTTAATAACTAATCTCTTGCTATTTTTCAAAGATTCGCGCATTTCTATGACCCCTCTGCTAATTAGATAATACTTCTATTTTACATGAAAATGCGGATATGTCCATATTAGAATCCAGTTTCCAAGCTTTGCATAGATGATTTTTAGTAAAAAAAGAAGCCCTAAGAAATTTTCTTAGGACTCTTTTGATTATTTAGCGGCTTTACTCGCGGCTGAAATTGCGGAAACTTGTTTCAAGCCTTTGCTAATTAGACGCAAGATAACGAACCAAACAATAACGATTAGAACAATTTGTTTAAACGCGATTGCTGGTAGTGGATTGAATGGGCAATCCCAAGCGAAATGCAGCGCAATCGGAATAATAAACCATTTCCAAAACGTACCTGTGAAAATGTGGTGCATACCAAGTTTTTGATCACCTTTAGCGATAACAAGAGCGGCACCAGTAATTGCGGCCCATACAACATGGCCACCGATAGACTGCCAACCACGGCTAAAGATGACATTCATCATTGTTTCGCCGGCAATATGAATATCTTTGAATAAGAATGCAGCATCGACACTATAATTAAACGCATAACCAAGTGATTCGAAAGCAGCGAACCCAGCCCCAACAGCAGCACCAATAAGTAAACCGTTTAAAATATATTTCGAGTTTAACGAACGAATGAAGAGAGCAACAATAATCATTTTCCCAGTTTCTTCAATGAAACCAACCAAAAGGGCATTAAAGTAATTTAATTTTCCAACTGGAATAATGGAGTAGATAACAAGTGTTGCAACAAGTGCTGCGACACCGCCAATGAAGAACATCTTCACGACATCAAAAACGCTGATGTTCCGAGGTGCATTCGTTTCGAAAAAGAATAATAAGACAGAAAACGGAACTGCAAATGAACCAATAACCATAAGTCCAGGTATCGTATTGCTATTTTCAAACAAATATGTACAAGCTAGAAGTAAAAAATACGTAATGATTAACACTAAGAAAACTCTGGAAAATACCCAAGGATGTGGCCAAGTATGTGGAATATCGCTCGTCGCTGGTGTTGTATACTTGGTTCCAGCGATAAAGACTTTTTCACCTTCTTCTTTGGAATGCTTTTTAAACACAGCAGAGAAGAGATTACCAATCTTGAGTTCGGAATTCCCGTGATTTCCAGTATGTTGATGTAATTCTGTTTGCTTAAACGCAACCCATTCTGGATGAGGGGATCTTTGGACCAATGTAAGATCATTAATTTCCTTCTTCCTATATAGAGCAATCATCTCTACATTCGTAAAAGGTCCAACTCTTTGTTCGTTCTTTTTGAAGTACCATTCTGACAAATGAAACTCCCCCTTTAACTTTTTAGTTTGACTCCATTAATTATTCCCAAAAATGCTAAAAGTTAAACGGTCGAGCTGGATTAATCATTTAATTTCTTGGCTTGTTCATAAAGAAAATCAATCGAATCTGCTAAGAAATTGGCGGCAGACTCATTTAATGGTTGACCATCTAAGTTCAAATCATCTTCATATTTTAAATCTTCGCTAATTTTTGTCATTCTTTTCCCGATATCTTTTTCGTTTTGGAGTTCACTAGGGACATACATTGGAATACTTTGTTGTCCAAGTAAATAATCAACACTCACATCATAAAGCGTAGCAATTTGTGTAACCATTTCTAAATCTGGTTCACGAATGCCATATTCCCAGTTGCCGTATGTAGAAGGTGCAGTTAAACCAAGTCTTCTAGCTGTTTCTGCTTTAGACCAACCTTGTTTTTCTCTAAGTAGTGTGAGTCTATTACTTAATTTTGGCATGATTTCACTCCTTTTTGTTTGATTATACAATATCTTACTCAATTTAGCTATATTTTAACACAGAACGTATTATTTTACGATTGACATACTCTTTTTGAGTTGTTAATATTGTATTAACAACTCAAAATGTGTAGATAAGGAGAAGATGACATGAAAACAGTAGACAGCAGAAAAATCAATACGGCCAAAATACGAGACTTACGATTGGAACGGGGAATTACCCAAGCTTTCATAGCAAGACGGATGGGATACAAGTACACATCGGGCTATAGTAACATTGAAAAAGGAACGGTTAGACTTTCACATAAAAATGCCGTAATCTTGAGTGAAATTTTAATGTGTGATTTAAATTTCTTTTATGAATAAAAGTAGCTACGGGATAAAGCGACTAGATAATTAAAATTTTATGGGATACGTTTAGGGTTAATACACACAAAACGTGTGAAAATATAAAAAAGGAGCTTACAACATGAGAAAAAAG belongs to Listeria swaminathanii and includes:
- a CDS encoding NUDIX hydrolase, whose amino-acid sequence is MKHVRTAAIITHRNKILLHSNQGENYWTLPGGAVENELTKDGLKREMKEELGEEVSIGDLKIVAENRFLYRGEEVDSIEFYYCVNLCPDSELPELATFTKTEAFGQNEEMPYELNFKWIELDKLDEITILPPFLGVELKQLAGKTIKHIE
- a CDS encoding helix-turn-helix domain-containing protein; this translates as MPKLSNRLTLLREKQGWSKAETARRLGLTAPSTYGNWEYGIREPDLEMVTQIATLYDVSVDYLLGQQSIPMYVPSELQNEKDIGKRMTKISEDLKYEDDLNLDGQPLNESAANFLADSIDFLYEQAKKLND
- a CDS encoding alpha/beta fold hydrolase; translation: MYKQMKLKATDGLDLHLHIWDEVENPVGVVQIVHGMAEHGARYNLFAKRLNQAGYIAVADDHRGFGKSALDEASLGHLDGETGFENMVEDEVIVRTYLKENYPDLPYFIFAHSMGSFIIRTFMAHHQVDGVILSGSGLQPTALLKMGQIITKQRVKKDDRKRSGFLNKLAFWGYNRPFNENHNFSWLSRDVAIYEAYEQDPFCGPVVGTSGFFHNLFESIRVSQQSETIESVPKDLPILLLSGSADPVGHFGKDTPKIALALEKAGVEDVTYKIYEHARHELVNELCKETVFQDVIDWLNAKTR
- a CDS encoding glutamate-5-semialdehyde dehydrogenase; protein product: MTELIKKGSAAKEAAPFLAQATTKQKNEALLNLSNDLLAHTATLLQENEKDIVRAQEKGTPETMIDRLRLTEERIKEISEAVKQVVALKDPIGEVTNMWKNEAELTIGKTRVPLGVIGIIYESRPNVTVDASVLCFKTGNAVILRGGSDAIDSNKALMSVIQDSIEASGFPRSSVQLIEDTSRETARDMMRLNRFLDVLIPRGGARLIQTVLENATVPVIETGTGNCHIYVDKAAEKQMAIDILVNAKCSRPSVCNSAETLLIHKDVAQEFLPAMETALNEYHVELRADERARKILTESKAATESDWEDEFLDFILAIKVVDSVDEAINHINKYGTKHSEAIISNDYATGQAFHQKVDAAAVYINASTRFTDGFAMGFGAEIGISTQKLHARGPMGLTELTSTKYIIFGDGQIRN
- a CDS encoding helix-turn-helix domain-containing protein, giving the protein MKTVDSRKINTAKIRDLRLERGITQAFIARRMGYKYTSGYSNIEKGTVRLSHKNAVILSEILMCDLNFFYE
- a CDS encoding PrsW family glutamic-type intramembrane protease is translated as MSEWYFKKNEQRVGPFTNVEMIALYRKKEINDLTLVQRSPHPEWVAFKQTELHQHTGNHGNSELKIGNLFSAVFKKHSKEEGEKVFIAGTKYTTPATSDIPHTWPHPWVFSRVFLVLIITYFLLLACTYLFENSNTIPGLMVIGSFAVPFSVLLFFFETNAPRNISVFDVVKMFFIGGVAALVATLVIYSIIPVGKLNYFNALLVGFIEETGKMIIVALFIRSLNSKYILNGLLIGAAVGAGFAAFESLGYAFNYSVDAAFLFKDIHIAGETMMNVIFSRGWQSIGGHVVWAAITGAALVIAKGDQKLGMHHIFTGTFWKWFIIPIALHFAWDCPFNPLPAIAFKQIVLIVIVWFVILRLISKGLKQVSAISAASKAAK
- the proB gene encoding glutamate 5-kinase produces the protein MRESLKNSKRLVIKVGTSTLMYGNGHINLRTIEKLAMVLSDLRNEGKEVILVSSGAIGVGCHKLQLPVRPTSIPDLQAVASVGQSELMHIYSKFFGEYGQVVGQVLLTRDVTDFPISRENVMNTLDSLLSRGIIPIVNENDTVAVEELEHVTKYGDNDLLSAIVAKLVQADLLIMLSDIDGFYESNPTTDPNAVMFSEINQITPEIEALAGGRGSEFGTGGMLTKLSAASYCMASNQKMILTNGKNPTVIFNIMQGEQVGTLFANKKEEFSHD